CCAATAAGGTATAATTCCAAAGCGATAAGTGGTGACCGACGGGTTTACGGAGCTCCTCAATTCAAAAGTGTACTGGCCCGACTGGAGATTGGTGTAATCTACAAAACTCTGGTCCGTCCAGTCTGACCAGTGCGCCGACAGTTCAGTCAGCCGGTATTGGAACTGAATGTTGCGTCCATAAACAGGCAGTGCAAACGAAATACGGACAGCACGTACGCGGGGCGGGAGCTCCATGCCGTTCTGTATGATGAAATCCTCGGCCGAATTCTGAAGGTTGGTGATCTTCCGGACAACCGGGCTAATCTTCGGCGCATCGTTTTTTTTATCCATTTTCCGGTTATACAAGGCATATCCATCGTCGAGGCAGAAGAAATAATAATCTCCGGCAATGGGTATAATGGTTTCACTGTTTTTGATCAGCGAGATGTCCAGCGTGTTTTTTATATGGTTACGGTCATGGATTTCAACACGGTTGGCATAAATTTTAAACCAGTCGAAACCAAGTCCGGCGCGTACCTTGTAAGGTTCATTTTCTGTCATAAAGGTCTTGCTCGGAACCAGTTTTCCGTGCTGGTCCGGTTCGAAAAAAGTGCTTGCCGAGCGTATCAGGACGGCTTTCTTCCATGAATTGACTTGCACGCTGAAAACGCTGGGGATATCACGGGGAGGAAGATATTCTTTCCAGACAACCGCCGAGTCGAGATTGGCGTTGAGCCTCGTGTAAAACAATCCTTTGTACGCGTGGCCCAGCCAGAATCCTCCGTTGGTATCGCTTGCGATCTGCCGGATGGGGATGGGGGCAATCCCTGTAACAGGATAAGAATAACTCCAGTGGCCTTGTCTGTCTTTTTTATAGATATGAAGACCGTTGTAAGATCCCTGAATCAGCAGTGTATCTTTTTGTTTTACAAAGGGTAGGAAAAACCAGCCGCCATTGATGGCAGATATCTGATGAATGCCATTTTTTTCAATCCGATAAGTACCGTCGTTATGTCCGCAGAGGAGCTCACCGTTTACTGTACTAAGATTCCAGGTCTGCCCTTCCAGACCGGGAACAGGCCGGAAGGGCTCAGACGAGAGCCACCTTTTTGTAAAAACCCCATTATTTGAACCTACATAAAGTTGCCCTTTCCATAGGGCGGCTGCGTAGGTTGAACCCAGCGGGTTGCCGGCCGTCTGATAGGAAAGAAGCGGGGATGTGAGGCTGATCATGTCTATGCCCTGGTCGAGCGCGGCCCAGAGATTTCCCATCCGGTCCTGCGAGAGAGCCAGTACGGTATTGTTCTGCAGGCCATTTTCTTTACTGATATGATATTTGAGCCTTCCAGACGGGTCGATAACATAGATACCCTTCTGGATGGTACCGAAAGCGTAACTGTCGTTCTTATGAAGTACCGCTGCTTTGTTAATGATATTTCTTTTTAACTCGTCGCTTAGTGGTATATTCCAGGGAGTTATCTTGTTGCTGTCCAGCAAAAAGAGGCCGTTTTTCGTAGTACTTATCAGGATTTTGTTTTGAGGAAAGGGTAAAATACCCGTAACGGTGGTAGCAGAAAGTACCTCGGTGCCGGCGACAGGATAGAACTGGCGGTCCTTTAACTCGTACAATCCCTTTCCGATCAGCTGGATCAGAAGCCTGCCGTTGACATAACGCATAAACATAAAGTTGAGGTTGTCGGAGGTTCTTATTTCAACGATGTTGCGACCGTCGTACCGGTAAATCCTGGAAAAGGACTGGAAGTATATGTATGCCGGAGTTTTAAGAATATGCCAGATCTCCTCTGTTTTTAAACTCTGGAATCCGGCATTTTTGCTGAGAGAAATGTATTTCAGAGGGCCCGAACTATTTTTTTTCCAATAGCCGAATTCACCGTATCCTCCTGTATAGATTCGCTGTCCGGATGAATTTATTCCGGTTTTTCCCGAATGATGGAAAGGAGTGTCGTCGCATAAGACAGTCCGGACAATCTGTCCGTCCGGCAATGGATAAAGCTTCCAGGATGCACCATCAAATTCCAGCAAACCATCAGAATTTGCGGTATATATTAAATGATCTTTACTCTGATCGACCGCCCAGTTCTGGTTATGTGCTTTGTAGATACTGAGCGGATAATTGGTGAGTGGGGGGATTTCCTGCGCAAAAGATTGTTGAAAGAATATAAAAAAAATAAGTAAACATACCCAGGCGCATCCCTTACTACGGGAGGTAGTCTTGTTTTTAAAAGAAGTTACCCCTTGTATAAAATTATTGGCGGAAGTCATCCTGGTGCTCTTTTAGTTAGGTTTTAATGCCTGATGGAGGGGTTTAGCTGGGGTTTATGTCCCGTTAACATTATAACGTTAGTTTATGAAAAAAGTAATTTTTCCGTTTCTCCTCTCTGTAACTGTCGCCATGGCGCAGGTAAAGCCCGCGGACGATAATATAAAGTCTGATATCCGTTACAATCTTAATCAATCCGGTTCACATTACATCAAGGTAACATTTTTGAATCAGACCTGGCTCCGCTTCAATGATAATAACCCCGGAACTACCGTGCTGAGCGACGCTGCTTCCAGCACTTTTGATATCGGTTTACGACGTACCCGTTTGCAGCTCTTTGGGCAGCTCACCGACCGCATCTTTTTTTATACCCAGTTTGGAATGAATAATTTTAACAAGGTGAATGGGTTCCCGGGATATAATACGGCAGGAACGCCGAGTAACAGAAAGGTCGCAGCATTTTTCCACGATGCTCTTGGAGAGTATGAATTACAGCGTAAGGGCACAGGTTTTATCCGTTTCGGCGGCGGACTTACCATCGTTAACGGCCTGTCCCGTTTTTCACAGCCCAGCGTGGGTAGCATCATGACCATGGACGTCCCTGTTTTTGGGCAGGCAACGGTTGATCAGACCGACCAGTTTTCACGTAAGCTGGCCATTTACAGCAGGGGGCAGATCGGAAAAGTCAATTATCGCCTGGGTATTGCCGATCCTTTTCCCATCGAAACCAGCGGTTCTGTGCCTCCGGCGCTGGGAACCCATTCTGTTTTCGCACAGAAAAAGCACAAAATGCAGCTTGACGGATTGCTGATTTACAACATTTTTGATATTGAGGATAATACCGTTCCGGGTTATATGACAGGAACCTATCTGGGTAAAAAAAAGGTACTAAACCTGGAAGCGGGACTGATCACACAGAAAAATGCTACCTGGCGAAAGGAAGGAGCTGACACGACTTATTCGAGTATGAATTTATGGTCAGTGGCGGCATATGCTGATATGCCAGTTAACAAAGAAAAGGGCACGGCGGTGTCGGGTTACCTGGGTTATTTCTACACCGACTACGGTAAGGGATATTTGCGCTATAATGGCAGCATGAACCCGGCAACCGGAACTACGCTCCCTATTACAAGTGTCGGTGGAACACACGGGAATACCTATCCCATGTTTGGAACAGGAAGTGTGGTATATGCCCAGGCCGGATATAAACTGAAAGACGGACTACTGGGAAACCAGGGTACTTTCATGCCTTTTGTATCCGTTCAGCATGCTGATTATGACCGTCTGAAGGATGCTATGAATCTTTATAACCTTGGGCTGAACTGGCTGATCAAAGGTCATAATGGTAAACTGACGCTCAATTATGAAAACCGTCCGGTTTACAAAGCAGGTGTTGCTACAAATGAACTGGTGAAAAACGGGAGGAAAGGTGCCTTGATATTACAGTATCAGATTTCGATATAGATTTAAAAGGGTATAAAAGGCAACGGGCTACACTTTGTTTCAGTGCAGCCCGTTGCCTTTTATCGTGACCGACCCGTTACGAAAAGGATAATGCTCCGTTCATGGAACGCACAGCTTCCGCCGATTTTTCAAATGCGGCCTTTTCAGCATCACTCAAACGAAGCGTTACAATTTTCTCCCATCCGCTTCTGCCCAAAACAACAGGAACACCCATACAGATATCCTTTTGGCCATACTCCCCGTTAAGGTAAACGCTGCAGGGAACAATCCTTTTTTGATTTCTTACAATGCTTTCCACCAGCATCATCGTGGCAGCTCCGGGTGCATACCAGGCCGAAGTTCCGATGAGCTTTGTAAGCGTAGCGCCGCCTACCATGGTGTCGGCTGCAACTTTTTCCAGTTTCTCGGCTGACAGGAAACGGCTCACAGGGATACCATTATAGGTTGCCAGGCGTGTGAGAGGGATCATGGTGGTGTCTCCATGACCGCCGATCACCATCCCGTGAATATCAAGCGGAGAAACGTCCATCGCAAGGGCCAGGTAAGTTTTAAAACGGGCACTGTCCAGTGCGCCACCCATCCCGATCAAACGCTTTTTGGGGATACCCGATTCTTTCAGAGCGAGGTATGTCATGGTATCCATTGGGTTGGACACCACAATGATGATTGCCTTTGGCGAATATTTAAGAATGTTTTCAGTTACACCTTTTACGATACCGGCATTGATGCCGATGAGTTCTTCACGGGTCATACCAGGCTTACGGGGAAGGCCGGAGGTAATCACCACTACATCGGACCCCTTGGTTTTTTCATAATCATTGGTTGAACCTATGGGCCTGGTATTAAATCCAAGTAAGGCGGCTGTCTGGTACATATCCAGTGATTTTCCTTCGCTTACACCTTCTTTGATGTCCAGTAAGACAACCTCTTCGGCCAATTCGCGACGGATAATATTATCAGCGGTGGTTGCGCCAACCGCGCCAGCCCCTACGACAGTAATCTTCATAAAGAAACAGGTTTAATGAATTTGAAAATAGTGTTTTGTAAGAAGCCTTAAATTTAGGATACATAATTTGTTAAAACCATAATGAGTGTTATTTTTTATGTGAAAAGTAATAGGCAGGCGTCCAATGTGCAATTTTTTGCGTATGTTGATAGTTATATTGCCATTACCAACCACTTTTTTGAGATCAATGGATACCGATTCGTTAATAAAGAGAATTTTAAAATCTGTTTTTTTTAAACAGGCCGAAAACAAGGCTGGCCGGTATGCGGGTAATGCCTCAAAGCTCTACAAGCTGGTGAGTGACGTGGCTGGTAAGTTAAAGACTGCCGGACTGAAAGGGAACCTGGCGGGCGTGCAGCAGAATGTGCTTTTGCTGATCAGGATGGTGAAAGCCTATGCATCGGGGGAGTACCGGGGCGTGCAATGGAAAAGTATGCTGTCTATAGTGGCAGTGCTGATCTATTTTGTTTCTCCTATTGACCTGATACCCGACTTTCTGCCCATTATAGGTATTTCGGACGACGTTGCCCTTATTGTTTGGCTGATCAAAAACCTGGGTGAGGAAATCCAGAAATTCAGTGTCTGGGAGAAGAGCGAAAAAACAATTAATATAGGATAAAGCGGGTCATTGATTTATTTTATAAAAAAGAATAATTAAATTTGTAAACATAAAAATTAAAAGAGATATGGAATCAGCAACCGTTTTGGCATTTATGGGATTAGGAGGTCAGGAGATCTTTTTTGTGGCATTGTTTGTGTTACTATTCTTTGGTGCAAAGAAAATTCCTGAGTTGATGCGCGGTTTGGGGCAAGGTATCAATGAATTCAAAAACGCAACAAAAGACGTTAAGGAGAATATTGAAAAAAGCATGGAAGACCCCAAATAACGCTTCCATTTTTTATTAAAAGATATAGCAGAGCCGTTTAAAGCAATCTTAAATGGCTCTGATTCTTTATTAATAACCCCACAAAGATATTGATTTTGAAAGATTACCTGACACTGGCTGAAATTCAGAAAGATATACGTGAAGGAGATTTGACATGTGTCAAGTTAGTGAGTCATTACCTGCATCAGATTGAATCCAAGGCCCATTTGAACGCTTTTGTTGAGGTTTATCAGCAAGAGGCATTACAGAAAGCAGCTACCGTCGATGAGAAAATCAGGGAAGGTACGGCAGGGAAACTGGCGGGCCTCATCGTTGGATTGAAAGACGTGTTATCCCATACCGGCCACGGGGTACAGGCCGGAAGCAAGATCCTTCATGCTTACAAAGCTCCGTTTACCGCAACGGCTGTTCAGCGGTTGCTGGATGAAGACGCTATTGTGATTGGCAGACAAAACTGTGACGAGTTTGCCATGGGTTCGTCCAATGAAAATTCCTCGTTTGGTCCGGTATTAAATGCACAGGATATCACCAAAGTTCCCGGCGGCTCCTCCGGCGGCTCCGCGGTGGCTGTCCAGGCCGGGCTCTGCCATGCATCACTGGGCAGTGACACAGGCGGCTCGGTACGCCAGCCCGCCGCTTTTTGTGGGGTGGTAGGTACCAAGCCTTCCTACGGCAGGGTTTCCCGCTGGGGGTTAATCGCCTATGCTTCGTCGTTTGATTGTATCGGGCCTATCACAAAAAGCGTGGAAGATGCGGCACTGATACTGGAGGTGATGGCCGGTGCCGACGAATTCGACAGTACCGTTTCGTCCCGGAATGTACCAGCCTATAGTGGGTTGTTAGGTAGTGAAAGAAAAGTAAGAATTGGTTATATTGCGGAATCTATTGAAAATGAGTCGATAGCTCCTGAAATACGGCAACGTACAAAAGAGGTTCTTGAACGGCTAATGGAGGAAGGGCACGTTGTGGAGGCAGTGCAGATGCATACGCTGGCACACTTGCTACCTACCTATTATATACTGACAACGGCAGAAGCCAGCTCCAATTTGTCGCGTTTTGATGGTGTAAGATATGGCCACCGGAGCAACGAAGCGGTAGATCTGGAGTCTTTATATAAAAAATCCCGGACAGAGGGTTTTGGAGATGAAGTAAGAAGAAGAATTTTGCTGGGGACATTTGTTTTGAGTGCAAATTACTATGACGCATACTATACCAAAGCGCAACGCGTTAGAAGTTTGGTACGGGCGGAGACCGAAAAGTTTTTTGAAAATTATGATTTTTTCATATCGCCCGTAACGCCGACCACCGCGTTTACGATCGGGGAAAAAACCGAAGATCCGCTCCAGATGTATCTCGCAGATATTTTTACGGTACATGCAAATGTTGTGGGTTGTCCGGCGATTTCAATTCCTAATGGTACTGATCGTGACGGGATGCCCATAGGAATACAGATTATGGCCCCGTATTTTGGAGAAAGTGATATGCTCTCGTTCGCCAGGCAGTTACAGCGGCTGATCGGTGAAAGCCTTGCGATGTCATAATTTTTTTGCCGGATTTGTAAATGGATCCTGCGGACCCTTCCGCATGTGATATAGTAAAAAATCGTACCGGCACGGAGCATTCATGAGGGTAAAAACGGAAAGGAGCTCCTTTCAGAATTGACTAGTGTTAATGTCTAAGAGATTATTCTGATTCAACAGGCTGATTTTGAGTGGCTTGAAAAGTTATAAGACAGGGAATATCCCATAGTTAAAATGTAGGGGTAGGCCCAATGATAAAGACCAGGAATAGATAACCTTCAAAAAACATTTATTAATGAAGATTTCAAAGAGAGTGTTTTGGCTCGGAGCCATGTTTGCAGGAATGGGAAATGTGTGGGCTGTGGCGAGTATTCCACTAGAGCAGGGTAAATGGGAACAGGATACACTTGGAATTGCCGCAGCGGCAGACGAGATAGCGCTGGCCTATTTGCCAGACGTGGAGGAGATCGGAAACACACCTTCCATTCCGGAGCCATTGCTAAGAGAGAGATTTGCCAGGCTTGAAAAGTCTATACCCCTTAACTATAATAAATCATCTCACGAATTTGTAGAGTATTTTATCTATAAAAAAGCGAATTTCACGCGGACCATGATGGAGAAAATGCCTTTGTATTTTCCCCTTTTTGAAAAAACACTCCAGAAATATGGCCTTCCGCAGGAGCTTAAGTACCTTTCCATGATCGAGTCAGGGCTAAATCCCAGGGCCATTTCAAGAGCACGTGCCGGAGGGCTTTGGCAGTTTATGTCTGCAACGGGAAGGGAGTTCGGGCTGCAGCAGAACGGATACATTGATGAGCGTTTTGAACCGGTGAAGGCAACTGATGCGGCATGCAGGTATCTGACACAGCTACACAATATTTTTGGAGACTGGGAACTCGCACTAGCCTCTTACAACACAGGTCCGGGAAACGTCAAGCGAGCCATGCGCAGGTCAAGAGGCACCACTTTTTGGACCATATACAATGTACTTCCCAAAGAAACCCGGTCGTATGTCCCGCAATTTGTGGCAATGAACTATATGATGAATTATGGACATGACCATGGGATCTACCCTGAAAATCCGGAATATCTGGTTCCCAGTGACACGATCCATATCAATGGGTATATCGACCTGGAGGCATTCTGCACCAACAGCGGGATTGATTTTGAGGAATTGAACAAACTGAATCCGCAGATTACAAAAACGATACTTCCTGATAATACCCAGGGTTTTGTCTTAAAAGTGCCCAGTGTTAAATATACTTATCTGGTAGCCAACAGAAGTTCTATCATGGATTCCTGTACACGCAGGCTACTCCCGGGACAGGTTATGCTGGCACGGACAGACAGCGCTTCCACGGATTCAGTATTAGCGGCAACGGGCAAGTTATACGCCAATACTGAAGAGGAGGACGAAGAGCCCGAAACGGCTAGCCGGGTAAGATCAAAAAGAACAACGCATACCGTCAGACGAGGCGAAACACTTCAATCCATTGCAAGTAAAAATCGGGTAGAAGTTGCTCAGCTAAAAAAATGGAATCGGTTGCGGAGTAGCAGAATACGGAAGGGGCAGCATCTGGTGCTCTATAAGCAAGTCAGAGAAAAGGTGCCTGTAAAAAATGCTGTTGCTTCTACATACGGGTCGGCTACAGAGGCTCCGGTAAAAAGCCATAAGAAAATAAAAATGCGCTATCACACGGTTCAGCACGGTGATACACTATGGACTATTTCCCAACGCTACGGCCTGCCTCTGAGTGATTTAAAAAGAGCGAATAGAATAAGAGGAAATGAGATCAAACCAGGTATGAAGCTATTGATTTCTGGCTAGTACTGTAAGCACTTTCACACATGCTAAATAATATTTATGATTGCCTACGTTAGCGGAACGGTTGTTCACAAAGATCCAGCCTATGCAATAATCGACGTAAACGGGCTGGGGTATGAATTAAAAATTTCCCTCCAGACGTATGCCGCACTTCCTGAAAAAGGTGTTCGATGTAAGCTAGTAACATATCTCAGTATCCGAGAGGATGCCCACGTCCTCTTTGGGTTTTGGGCAGAAGAGGAAAAAAAGCTTTTTCTTGACCTGATAGGCGTATCAGGTGTAGGTCCTTCCACTGCACTCGTTATGTTATCTTCATTTTCGTCCGAAGAAATTATGAAAGGCATTGCGGAGGAAGATGTCCGTCTGATCCAATCGATTAAAGGCATAGGTTCCAAGACTGCCCAGCGCGTTATCCTTGAATTAAAGGATAAAATGAAGAAAGAAGCAATTTCCCTGAATGCTGATTTCAGAACTTCAGACGGGACGTCGGCTCGGATACGAAATGAGGCGATGGCTGCACTGGTGACGCTGGGTATACCTAAGGCCACTGCCGAAAAAAGTATTGATTCAATAATAAAGCGGGAGGGAAGCGGTATCACGGTGGAACAATTGATAAAACTTGCATTGCGGTAGTAATTACAGGACTTCTCGTGCCGGTTTCGGAAAACATGGATTTGATATTAGCCCCAACCTTCCCAAAATTCAGAATTAGCTTTGTCATCAACGGTTTACTCACTGCTTTTTAAGGCTTTAACATTTTCGGCTGGAGCCATGCTATTAGCAACGGCCCCGGTTGATATAGAGACGGATAATACCCCATACCTCGCCGACCTGGTGCTGGCGGCGGATACCCTTGTTGATTCAACTAAAAGAACCATAGGCCGATCGGGTAGCCAGATGATCACCCGGCTGAAGGACTATTATGCCAACCGGCTGGTGCAGCCCCGGCCACGGTCACCCTTTTATTTAAAAGATCCGGCCAATATCGCTACCAGCATCTTGCTGGATAGTTCGGGCAAGGTGGGTGTAACTGAGCAGATCCAGACGCCAACGGGCCGCTTGGACTACCGCGCGCCTGAGCTCATGGATATCGAAACTTATGACAAGATTCAGGAGGACAGGGCATTCAAAAGTCTTTTAAGGGAATATGCAGGCAGGCAAGATGGAAAAAGTGCCATGGGGGCCAGGGGATTGTTGCCCAAGTTGGATATTCCGCCTGCCATTTCAAAATTGCTGGGAGATGATTTTATAAATTTTAAACCCACCGGTTTTGTATCCCTTGATCTGGGTGTGATGCACCAGTTTCTTGATAATCCCGTTATCCCGATCAGACAGCGGAAGACTACCCAGTTTATTTTCAATCAACAGATTAACATTAATTTTGACGCAAAACTGGGAGACCAGCTGGGTTTTCAGACGAACTTTGATACCAAGGCCAATTTTAATTTTGAGAATGCCATTAAGCTGAACTATAAAAATCCGGAAGAAAGTTTTATCCGAAAAATTGAAGCGGGTAATATCAACTGGGCGATCAACAGCCAGCTTATTCCCGGCGTACAGAATCTGTTTGGTATTAAAACCGATTTTCAGTTTGGCAGACTGAGTGCCACTTTTGTGGCGTCCAATCAGAGATCCAGCAAAGAGAGGTTTGTTCTCAGAGGCGGGGCGCAAAGCAGGGAATTTGAGCTGAAGGCTGATACCTACGACGAAAACCGAAACTTCTTCCTGTCGCAGTATTTCCGGAGTATTTATGAAAAATCACTTCAGAATACCCCTCAGATCACTTCCGGAGTGACAGTAACCCGTATGGAGGTATACGTAACAAACCGTACCACCACCACGGAATCTCTGCGCAACGTTGTCGGCTTTACGGATTTGGGGGAACCCTCCCCGTATCGGAGCGGCAGCCAGAACCTGGCGCCCATTCGTTCCAATTTGCCGGTTGATAATGCTACAAATGGTTTGTATAACACGCTTAAAAATAACGAAGGTTTCCGGCAAGTGGATGCCACGAATTCATTTATCACTGGTTTGGGGTTTGAGAAAGCAGTGGATTATGAATTATTGAGAGGAGCCAAAAAACTGGTAGCTGAAAGAGATTATACTTTTCACCCACAGCTTGGTTACATATCGTTGACTACCGCCCTGCGCAATGATGAAATTCTGGCAGTAGCCTATGAATATACATTAAACGGGAGGTCTTACAAGGTGGGTGAACTCACGGAGGATTACCAGAACCGGAAGGATAATGAGGTAATTGCGCTGAAATTACTCAAGTCGTCGACGATACGTAACAATACCAACCTGCCTATGTGGGATCTGATGATGAAAAACGTTTATTCATTAGGAACCAGCCAGATCGATAAGCAGGGATTTCAGCTCAGGGTAATTTATAAGGATGATTTGACAGGTATTGACAACCCCAATCTTCAGGAAAGCAGTATTGCCAATGTACCGCTGATACGCCTGCTGGGTCTTGACCGGCTCAACCCTGTGAATGATCTTCAGCCCGATGGCAACTTCGACTTTGTGGATAAACTTACTGTGGATACCAAAACAGGTCGCATCATTTTTCCGGTGCTGGAACCGTTTGGGTCAACGCTGTCAAGGAAATTTGGCGCCGGGGAAGATCAATATCGAAGTAAGTATGTATTTAATGAACTGTATCGGACAACGATGATCGACGCTCAGCAGATTACCGAGCGGAATAAATATTATCTTAAAGGATCTTATCAGTCCAGTTCAGGTACTACCGTACAGTTACCGTTTAACGTGCTGGAATCGTCGGTGACGGTGACCTCGGGCGGAGTGCCGCTTTCGGCAGGTTCCGATTACATAGTCGAGGCACAGATCGGCCAGGTACGTATCATCAACACCAGCGTTCTTAATTCCGGACGAGAGATCGTGATTGAATATGAACGTCCGGATATGTTCCAGAA
This portion of the Dyadobacter sp. CECT 9275 genome encodes:
- the ruvA gene encoding Holliday junction branch migration protein RuvA — its product is MIAYVSGTVVHKDPAYAIIDVNGLGYELKISLQTYAALPEKGVRCKLVTYLSIREDAHVLFGFWAEEEKKLFLDLIGVSGVGPSTALVMLSSFSSEEIMKGIAEEDVRLIQSIKGIGSKTAQRVILELKDKMKKEAISLNADFRTSDGTSARIRNEAMAALVTLGIPKATAEKSIDSIIKREGSGITVEQLIKLALR
- the mdh gene encoding malate dehydrogenase encodes the protein MKITVVGAGAVGATTADNIIRRELAEEVVLLDIKEGVSEGKSLDMYQTAALLGFNTRPIGSTNDYEKTKGSDVVVITSGLPRKPGMTREELIGINAGIVKGVTENILKYSPKAIIIVVSNPMDTMTYLALKESGIPKKRLIGMGGALDSARFKTYLALAMDVSPLDIHGMVIGGHGDTTMIPLTRLATYNGIPVSRFLSAEKLEKVAADTMVGGATLTKLIGTSAWYAPGAATMMLVESIVRNQKRIVPCSVYLNGEYGQKDICMGVPVVLGRSGWEKIVTLRLSDAEKAAFEKSAEAVRSMNGALSFS
- the gatA gene encoding Asp-tRNA(Asn)/Glu-tRNA(Gln) amidotransferase subunit GatA — its product is MKDYLTLAEIQKDIREGDLTCVKLVSHYLHQIESKAHLNAFVEVYQQEALQKAATVDEKIREGTAGKLAGLIVGLKDVLSHTGHGVQAGSKILHAYKAPFTATAVQRLLDEDAIVIGRQNCDEFAMGSSNENSSFGPVLNAQDITKVPGGSSGGSAVAVQAGLCHASLGSDTGGSVRQPAAFCGVVGTKPSYGRVSRWGLIAYASSFDCIGPITKSVEDAALILEVMAGADEFDSTVSSRNVPAYSGLLGSERKVRIGYIAESIENESIAPEIRQRTKEVLERLMEEGHVVEAVQMHTLAHLLPTYYILTTAEASSNLSRFDGVRYGHRSNEAVDLESLYKKSRTEGFGDEVRRRILLGTFVLSANYYDAYYTKAQRVRSLVRAETEKFFENYDFFISPVTPTTAFTIGEKTEDPLQMYLADIFTVHANVVGCPAISIPNGTDRDGMPIGIQIMAPYFGESDMLSFARQLQRLIGESLAMS
- a CDS encoding lytic transglycosylase domain-containing protein gives rise to the protein MKISKRVFWLGAMFAGMGNVWAVASIPLEQGKWEQDTLGIAAAADEIALAYLPDVEEIGNTPSIPEPLLRERFARLEKSIPLNYNKSSHEFVEYFIYKKANFTRTMMEKMPLYFPLFEKTLQKYGLPQELKYLSMIESGLNPRAISRARAGGLWQFMSATGREFGLQQNGYIDERFEPVKATDAACRYLTQLHNIFGDWELALASYNTGPGNVKRAMRRSRGTTFWTIYNVLPKETRSYVPQFVAMNYMMNYGHDHGIYPENPEYLVPSDTIHINGYIDLEAFCTNSGIDFEELNKLNPQITKTILPDNTQGFVLKVPSVKYTYLVANRSSIMDSCTRRLLPGQVMLARTDSASTDSVLAATGKLYANTEEEDEEPETASRVRSKRTTHTVRRGETLQSIASKNRVEVAQLKKWNRLRSSRIRKGQHLVLYKQVREKVPVKNAVASTYGSATEAPVKSHKKIKMRYHTVQHGDTLWTISQRYGLPLSDLKRANRIRGNEIKPGMKLLISG
- a CDS encoding YkvA family protein; the encoded protein is MLIVILPLPTTFLRSMDTDSLIKRILKSVFFKQAENKAGRYAGNASKLYKLVSDVAGKLKTAGLKGNLAGVQQNVLLLIRMVKAYASGEYRGVQWKSMLSIVAVLIYFVSPIDLIPDFLPIIGISDDVALIVWLIKNLGEEIQKFSVWEKSEKTINIG
- a CDS encoding Sec-independent protein translocase subunit TatA/TatB, producing MESATVLAFMGLGGQEIFFVALFVLLFFGAKKIPELMRGLGQGINEFKNATKDVKENIEKSMEDPK
- a CDS encoding triple tyrosine motif-containing protein encodes the protein MTSANNFIQGVTSFKNKTTSRSKGCAWVCLLIFFIFFQQSFAQEIPPLTNYPLSIYKAHNQNWAVDQSKDHLIYTANSDGLLEFDGASWKLYPLPDGQIVRTVLCDDTPFHHSGKTGINSSGQRIYTGGYGEFGYWKKNSSGPLKYISLSKNAGFQSLKTEEIWHILKTPAYIYFQSFSRIYRYDGRNIVEIRTSDNLNFMFMRYVNGRLLIQLIGKGLYELKDRQFYPVAGTEVLSATTVTGILPFPQNKILISTTKNGLFLLDSNKITPWNIPLSDELKRNIINKAAVLHKNDSYAFGTIQKGIYVIDPSGRLKYHISKENGLQNNTVLALSQDRMGNLWAALDQGIDMISLTSPLLSYQTAGNPLGSTYAAALWKGQLYVGSNNGVFTKRWLSSEPFRPVPGLEGQTWNLSTVNGELLCGHNDGTYRIEKNGIHQISAINGGWFFLPFVKQKDTLLIQGSYNGLHIYKKDRQGHWSYSYPVTGIAPIPIRQIASDTNGGFWLGHAYKGLFYTRLNANLDSAVVWKEYLPPRDIPSVFSVQVNSWKKAVLIRSASTFFEPDQHGKLVPSKTFMTENEPYKVRAGLGFDWFKIYANRVEIHDRNHIKNTLDISLIKNSETIIPIAGDYYFFCLDDGYALYNRKMDKKNDAPKISPVVRKITNLQNSAEDFIIQNGMELPPRVRAVRISFALPVYGRNIQFQYRLTELSAHWSDWTDQSFVDYTNLQSGQYTFELRSSVNPSVTTYRFGIIPYWYETSYARVAFLMAGGLLLLSLLIYQEKRLKRNKEKLLAEQEEKLRQQQLSSERKIMEIQNDNLQKEIKNKSQQLSNIAINVVKKNEILEEIRDELKQVKEEMGHQLPNIHYQKLLHSIERNVAGKDDWVLFEDNFNEVHEEFFKRLRAISPTISPSELRLAACLRMNLSTKEMSPALGISIRGVEIKRYRLRKKLGLPVDVNLVQYMMDI